The DNA window TGCTGAGCAACGGCGTTCCGTTGCAACTGATTCCGTCCATTCGAGTGGATCCGATCAGTGGGCCTGTCGGTACGAAAGTAGTCATGTTCGGTCAGGGGTTTGGACATGACAAAGAACTGATGGAGGATGCTGTCCTGATCGCCGGTCGGCCGGTGACTATCGCCCAATGGAAAGACGACGTCATCGTTTTCCATGTCCCGCTCGATGCGGAGTCCGGTCCGCTTGTGCTGAAACGTCAAGGGCGGGAACGGGTGCTTGGACAGTTTACGGTCCATGTTCCCCGCGTCATCTCCATGAGTCCCGCCAGCGCTCCCATCGGGACGTTGCTGCGCATTAACGGCGAGCATTTCGGGTTCTACTCAGAGAGCGGGTCGACTCCCTACAACTTCGTGGATTTTAATCCCGGTGAGAATCGCGTCGAAATCGGCGGGGTGCCGGCAGTGATCTATCGGTGGAACGACGACCGAATCGACGTCTGGGTGCCGTTCAGCGCAAAAGCCGGCAAGGTCGTCATTTACCGGAGTGCCAACCGGCCGAACATTGGAGGACTCTGTTGTGCCGAGCGAGGGACCCAAGCCGTTGAGGCCGGGGACTTCGTGCTCGTTACGCCGGCCATCGAGTCGTATGCACCTCATACCGCAGGGCTGGATGCTACGGTGACGATCAAAGGTCGCGGGTTCGGAACATTTCTCAAGACCGCCGAACATGCAGACCTTGGATTGAACCAGAAATCCTACAAGCGCCGAACAGATATCGAAATCAACGAGCCGGACGAACACACAACTGTCGTCTCGAATGTGTCACGCACCGAAGTCCTGTTCAACGGCACAGCCGCGCTGGTGCAATCATGGACTGACGAAGAAATTGTAGTCACCGTTCCGCATCGCAATCTCTACGGAATCGGAAAGAAGGGAGAGTTTTTCGACAATCTGGCGACCGGGCCGTTGGTCGTTCGCCGAGGATCATGGGATCTGCTTCCCGATGGAACCTGTTGTTCGCCGAAGAAGTGGGTCACGGTTGAAGCAGGCCCGTTCACCATCGAAGCAAAAGGCCTTCCTGTTCCAGACCCAGATTTCTGGAATTACCACATGCCCGACGCGAGTCCCGCGCAATAATGCTGGATTGGCTTCATCTGATCGGCGCTAGGCGAGGGAACGTGCTCGCGGCATTCTTCGTTTTCCTCGGCATGCTTCTGGCGATCCCTCAATCGGGTGAGAGCACAGATTCCAACCTTTCCATCACCACTCAGGCGAGTAGCACAAAATCGACGTTGATGAGCATTCAGTTTCGTACGCCCCAGGATGGATGGGCAGTAGGAAGCGGCGGAACAGTTTTGAAAACCACTGATGGCGGGAAGAAGTGGAGGCGGTCCACGAGCGGAACCTCCAATCTGTTGACGGCTGTGTTCTTTTCAGATTCATCAAATGGCTGGGTGACGGGAGTCGGAGGATTTTTGAGCCGTACGGCGAACGGAGGAGTGTCTTGGTCGCCACAATCCCTGGATACTCAGCAACCGCTGTACGGAGTCTATTTCACAGATTCAAGTGTCGGATGGGTGGTTGGTGGAGGCGGCACGATCTTTCACACTACGGATAGCGGCCAGCATTGGGTGGAACAGGCGAGCGGTACAACGGCCACGCTCTATGCGTTGCACTTCCTCAATGACCAGAGAGGCACGATCGTCGGCGCGCTGGGCACTGTCCTTGCCACAAAGGATGGAGGAGCGACCTGGACGTCGCAAGAAACGCAGAGCGCGGTGACCTTGTTCGACGTGTTTTTCACCGATTCCATGACCGGCTGGGCGGTCGGCAATGCGGGAGCCATGTTTCAGACGACGGACGGTGGAGCCAAATGGGTTGATCAAACGTTGCCTTGCGGCAAGACCTGTACAAAGGTCATTGATCTCTTAAAGGTGCGTTTCACGAGCCCGCAAGAAGGTTGGATTGTCGGCGAGCGCGGGATGTTGTATCGGACGATCGATGCAGGCCTCACCTGGAGCGAAGGGAAATCGGTCGCCCCTACCTCGTTATTCGGTCTCACTTTTCCCGACACCACCCATGGGTGGGCCAGCGGAGAAAACGGGACTATCGTTCATCTACAACCAGGCCGCTGATCTCCCATCAGACTCATCACGTTTCTCTTCAGTCCCGAAATTGTCTGAGCGCCTGAGCGTGTCGCCTTGGATGCGATATGGCCGGACGGGGGACGCTGGAGGCTCTGCACCTCGCCTCGGCCGTCACATTCCAAGCCGTCTCAGGTCTGACCATCCTCTTCATGACCGCCGATGTCAGGCAGCGCAAAGCAGCAGAAATGCTGGCGATTAACATGATTTGGTGGAATAAGCTTGTTGCGGCACTTCAACGAACTAAGCTCGAAGTAGCTCACTACAGGCAAAATCATGGCTAAGCTTGCTCGGGAGGAGTGTAAATGAAAGAGGCGGTCTTTCGAGCATTGCTCCAAAGCATTTGGCAGGCGGGACGGATTCGTCGGGGAAAATTGAAGCCGACTTGAGTGACTACGTTTCGACCAACAGCCGTCAAGGGCGTTCGGGAAAAGCTCAAGGCATCGCAAACCGAGTTCGCCCTGATGATCGGCGTGAACGTTGCAACGCTACGCAATTGGGAGCATGGGCGGCGAACACCCGATGGCACGGCTTTAGCTCTCCAGCGAGTCGCAGCACGCAACCCTCGCGCAGTGGCCGAGGCGTTGCATCGCGAGCCACGAAAGGGCGCTGCCTAGGTAAGAGCCATCGAGTGAGCAGGTGGAGCGAATATCACCGTGCAAGGAAATGGAGCCGTGATTCTGATTCTCGGATGGCATCGCAATAGTCACGAAGAGACCGTTCGGTGAGAGTAAAATAGTCAATCCGCTCGCTTTTTCTAAGCAGTGCGTACAGTTTTCTTTCCGGACGGCGGCCATCCTCTACCACTTGGTTCTTAATGTGTTTATGACCTTCGTACGCAAGTATGTCTGCTGCTTGAAGAGCGGCTGTCTTGTCAGCCGTATCAAATGTAAGCTTACCCAGTTGGACCGAATAGGGATGAGCATTCAAGACATCGCGGTAGTGTTCTTCAAGGCACCTACGAATGAAAACATTCTTATCAAAGACGCAATCCAATTGTTGAGATGAATCAAGCTTTACTTTGGAGAAAATATGTTCAACGCATAGTTGAAATAACAGCGGATACGGGCCACGCTTCGCGATGAAGTCTGGCCGTTCGAATTGAGCCGGCATCACCGCCAACCAATCCTTCATCGTAACTGTTGCACCAACCCCGCATGCAATTGAGTTCTTTAGTATTGCCGCTAAATCAGTAATAAGCGTCAGGCGCTTGTCTTCGGCCCATCCTTCAAAGCATTTCTTGCGGTTCTCATAGTCGGTCATATGGAACGCCAAAATTCCAGCGCGACGTAATCGTCTGGACCATTTCGCATTGAATTGCTCCCATGCCGTGGTTCTGGCTGTCACTGCCGCGACAGAGATTGCGGGCGAATCACTGGTATGCCCACCATCATCAAAATATGCTACGAACTGAACGGTGCTCGACATGATGTGTATTGGATATTATCACGCAGTGAGGATGCGCATATCTGCAACAAAAGCGACAAGAGGCAAGTGAATAGACGAATCTGGTATTGCTTCGTACATTCTCCATCATCCGCTTCTCACCGCCCCACTCTGGCAGCCATGGCGAAGTGAAAGAAATAGCGATCGAGCGAGGCTAAGTCACTCCCGTAGGTCGTCCCACCGAGCATGGCATCGCACAGTAGTTCGCGTGCACGTGTTAACTCCTTCCGGCGACCTTTCCACCGATTGTCCGTGATAGTCAGGTCCAAAAGTTCTAGGGCACGTTCGAAGGCCTGTTCACAACGTGACTGGTCCTTCCCATACCACCGAGCGGCGCGAGCCACGTCACTTCCGACATTGGCCAGTTGCTCAACGAGCGAGAGGGTGTGCCATTGTCCAGCGGCTAGATGTTGATGAATGGGCGCCATGTTGATGTCTAGCCTTGTACTAATCGATTGACGATGGCTGTGACGGCTTCGCGAATCTCCGCGTGCTCAACATACCGGGAGCGATTACCCCCGGATGGGCGCACATTGATCATGGAATCAAACTCAATCCATTCTGTGGCGGGATGTTCCGGGTAAAGATTGATACCCCACAGAGTTTTCTGAACCGACCCTTCCTCCAAGAGCAGAGCTTCCTAGTCGGAGTGCAATTCGCCGCCGATGGCCATGATCCCTTGCTCGATATCCACAACAGCCTTGACCATATCGCCGAACTGCTGTTCAGCCATGGTGTTCAGGAATGCCTTGGTCACGCTCGCTCGAACAATGATGATTTCCATGATGCTCCGGAAGGTCTAAAGGCAGCAAGATTGATGCTTGTGGTCGCTTCTGTCAATGGCAAATTCGCTTGAACCAGCCGCGGGACTCAGTATGGAAATAGAATCGGAATATCAATAGGTGCTTGTTTATCCCAGTTTGCCAGGGAGCGATTGCGGCAGGGTGATCGTGGGCACGTGACAGTGTTCGGACTACTGGACGGCCGCTAAGACGATGCGCTGCCATTGGGCGAGCTGCTGGTCCACATGCCACCTCCGGGGGAGCTATCCTCTCCCCGGGTGAGGTGTCCGTCAAACCCAGGCTAGCCCAGCCCGACCATTGTTCTGTTCAGTTGTTGCTGGAGGAATTGCGCATGGTGAGCTAGGTCCAGTCGTGGTTCATGATGGATCGATCCCACCGAGACATTCTTCGTTGGGCAAAGTTGAGAAACCACGATGTCATATGGGCCTTGGTCACAGGAAGAGGAAGTCTTCTCAGCATAGACATTGGAGAGAAAAAACGACTGTACATCGTCCTGATGCGTTCATCGAGTTCCGAGGCCGAACAGTTCTTCGGCTTGATTTCACAGGAGTTGCCTGGCCATCGATTCAGTTGCGTTTCGTCAATGAGGCGATGATCGGTTCTGAACCGGTCATAGAGAGGCGTCCCCTTGTGCGGACGGAGCGTATAAAAATACGCCACCGGGACCTTGTGATGTTCAAGGAACGCGAGCGTTGTGTCGAAGGCTTCCGGACTCTCTTCGTCGTAGCCGAACACAAAATTCATGGAGTAGCTGATGCCCCGTTTGCGCAGGTTTGTGATGATCTCCTCATATTGGTCCACCTTATTGAATTTCTTGTTCATGGCGGCCAGTACCTCACGGCTGATACTTTCCATGCCCATATTCACATGAAGCAACCCGCTCCTCTTGGCGAGATCCATGAACTCCTGATCTCGGCATAGGTACGCAGTCCACAGGGTTGACCAGCGTATCTTCAGGGGAATCAACGCTTCCATGAGCTCCATCGAGTGGTCCTTTTTCCCAGCGAACATACTATCTGCGAAAAAGACGTTCTTGGCCTTGATGTGTCTGATCTCCTCGACGATCTCCTGAACCGGGCGAAATCGATAGCGCGTGCCCACATAAAAACGTTCTGAGCAGAACTCGCACTTGAAAGGACATCCTCTGGAAGATTGGACGGAATAGGTTTGCACCCATCGAGGTGCCCTGCCGGTCATCAACTCATACCGCGGCAGGGGTAACCCTTTGAGGTCGTGTGGGGCATTCGCACGGTAGAACTTTTTGAGTCTTCCTGCTGCCGCATCGTGCAACATCATCGGCCAAATATCTTCACCCTCTCCGATTCCGACGGCATCACAATGTTCGGCGGCTTCGTCGCTATGGAAAAAGGTGTGGGGACCTCCCATTATCACAGGAATACCCCTGTCTCTGAACTTACGCGCGATATCGTATGCACGGAAGGAATTGATCGTCCATGCGGTAATGGCCACCACGTCTACCGAGGCATCAAAGTTGATGTCCATCACCTGTTCGTCGACCAATTCAACGCGCCAATCGCGGGGTGTCAGCGCTGCAAGATAAGGGAGGGTGAGGCCTGCGAGGGTTCGGCTCTTGGTTTTATAGAGGGAGAAATCCGACTTGTCTCGATAGTGGGATGGCTGAACAATTAGGATCTTGTGCATGCTCGGCCTCCTTGCACCTTGGTGGTACCTTTCTAGGACTGAGTGGCGTGTAATCATCCGTAAATCTGCTGTCTCATGTCAAGACTAAGGGAAGCAAAGGGACAGGAATCTGTTCATGAGATCCGCATAACGCGCAACCGCATGGTCGAACGCTGGTCGCGGCTCTAGCGGTCGTTCCTATGCTGCCGGCCTCGCTCATCCCAACTTGCCGAGGCGCGCTTGGAGTATGCTGATTGCGGCGACGGCGGCCGTTTCAGCTCTCAAGATCTGCCGACCAAGGGTAATGGGTACGACTTTCGCCTCCTCGGCTATTTGGACTTCTTCTTTGCTCCAGCCTCCCTCCGGTCCGATCAAGACCAGCAGGGAGCCGGTCACGTCTTGCGGTAGCTCGACTGTTTGTAAAGTCTTGCCTTCCCGTCGCTCGACAAGCATGAGCGTGATCGTGCTGGTCTCACGGCCGGCCAAAAGTGCCGCGAGGGATCCTGTCGGAGAGATCGTGGGCACGCGCCACTGTTCAGACTGCTGAGCTGCTTCTAAGGCGATGCGTCGCCATCTGGCAAGCTGATGGCCCACGCGATCGGCTTTGAGCTGTACCACACTGTGTCGGCTTTCCATCGGCACGAGTTCATCCATGCCCAGCTCGGTAGCTTTCTGAATGACCCAGTCCATTTTCTCGCCTTTGAGTAACGCCTGTCCCAGTATCAAAAAAGGGGAAATCGGCGCCGGCTGGGTGATGGTCTCGATGATTCGTCCGGTCAAATGCTGCTTTGTGACCGCCGTGATTTCAGTACGATAGTGGTGGCTCACTCCATCGCCGAAGAGGACGATTTCGCCGACTCGTATGCGCAAGCTGTCTCGGAGGTGGACAAGCACCTCGCCGGTGGCCGATATCGCTTGCCGGCTCATGCACTCAGGCGGAACGAAAAACACAGGCATGCGGGAGCTCTGTGGGTTGCAACCGGATGGGGAGGGGCAGATTACTCGAAGAAGGTCTTCATTTTATCGAAGAAGCCCTCGTCGTTGGCTTCCATGGTCATGCCGCTTTCTTTCGCGTACTCCATCAGCAGTTCTTTTTGTCTGGGCGTCAATTTGGTGGGAATTTTGACCTTGATCGTATAGACCTGGTCGCCTGTCGAGCCTCCCTTCAGGCTGGGAATCCCCAAGCCTTTAATCCGAAGGACCTTGTCATGTTGTGTGCCGGGCGGCACTTTAATGATGGTTTCTCCCTTGAGGGTCGGGACTTCCACTTTTCCACCGAGAACGGCTGTGACAAGGTTGATCGGCACATCGCAGGCGATATCGAGGCCCTTGCGATGAAAAATTTGATGGGGTTTAACAGTCACGGCTACGTAGAGGTCGCCGGGAGGCCCACCGTTGGGACCATGCTCTCCTTCATTGGAGAGACGAAGTCGCATGCCGGTCTCTATGCCGGCTGGGATATGGACGGCGATGGTGCGCTCTTTGTAAACCCGTTGACGCCCCTGGCAGGTCGAGCAGGGTTCCGTGACAAAGTGGCCGGTGCCTTCACATTGACCACAGGGTCGGCTGACACTGAAGAACCCCTGCTGAAAGCGTAGTTGGCCTGCGCCTTTGCAGCTGGCGCATGGTTTGATGGCCGCCGCCGACTTTGCGCCGGTCCCTTTGCAGTCGACGCAAATTTCCCAGCGCGGGATCTTGAGTTTGGCCTCTTTCCCGTAGACGGCTTCCTCAAACGTGATTTCGAGGTTGTATTGGAGATCGTTGCCACGTTCAGCACGAGTTGCCCCGCCTCCTCGCGCTTGGCCGAAAAAATCCTCGAAGATGTCATTGAACACATCCCCGAATCCGCCGCGTCCGAAATCAAACCCTTCAAAACCAGGCCCACCTTGCTGTGCGCCGGCATGGCCGAACATGTCGTAGCGCTTTCGCTTTTCCTGATCGCTCAGTATTTCGTAGGCTTCGTTGATTTCTTTGAATTTTTCTTCGGCGGACTTCTTCTGATGGTCGCCGGCGTGGAGATCCGGATGGTGCTGGCGGGCTAGTTTCCGGTACGCCTTCTTCAGCTCGTCGTCGGAGACGTTCCGATCAACACCGAGTGTTTCGTAGTAATCGCGTTTTGACACGGATGCCATTGTGCTCAAAATGCATTGATGAACCGAGTTCCCGATCAAGCCGAAAACTCGGTTCTCTGATGCGCTATTCTATGCTATTTCCTGTCTTTGTCTACTTCTTCAAATTCTGCGTCCACGACTTTCTCGTCGGTCTTGGTCTCGCCGGCACTGCTGTCCGGAGACGAAGCGCCAGGCTGCGGGCCTGGAGATGCGGCGGCTTTCTTATACATCTCCTCGGCTAACTTATGTGATGCCGTCATGAGCGATTGAGTCGCTGATTCGATGGCCTCGGCATCGGTACCCTCGAGCGCCTTCTTGACGGCTGCGACGGCATCCTGGATTTTTGTCTTTTCCTCAGCGGAGACTTTGTCACCGTATTCCGTGATGTTTTTCTCGGTTTGATAGACCAGACTATCCGCCTGGTTCTTGGCTTCCGCCAATTTACGGCGTTTTTTGTCGTCTTCGGTGTGCGACTGCGCGTCTCGGACGAGCTTTTCGACTTCGTCTTTGCTGAGACCGCTGGAAGCCGTGATCTTGATGGATTGTTCTTTCTGGGTGGCCAGATCCTTAGCCGATACGTGCACGATGCCGTTGGCATCGATATCGAACGTCACTTCAATCTGCGGCATGCCGCGAGGCGCCGGTGGAATGCCGACCAAGTCGAACTGCCCAAGTAGTTTGTTGTCATTCGCCATTTCCCGTTCGCCTTGGAAGACGCGGATGGTGACGGCCGTTTGATTATCGGCTGCCGTCGAGAACACCTGGCTCTTTTTGGTCGGAACGGTCGTGTTACGCTCGATGAGCTTGGTGAATACGCCCCCCAGCGTCTCAATGCCCAACGACAATGGAGTCACATCGAGGAGCAGAACGTCCTTGACCTCTCCTTTGAGGACTCCGCCTTGGATGCCGGCCCCAATGGCGACGACTTCGTCGGGATTCACTCCACGGTGTGGTTCCTTTCCGAAGAAGTCCTTCACCGCTTGGATCACTTTCGGCATGCGGGTCATGCCGCCGACCAGCACGATTTCTTGGATATCCTTGGCGGTGACGCCTGCGTCGGACAAGGCCTTACGGCAAGGCTCGATCGTGCGCAGAATCAAGTCGTCCACCAGCTGTTCGAGCTTGGCTCGCGTCAGTTTCGTGACCATGTGCTTGGGACCGCTGGCATCGGCTGTGATGAAGGGCAGGTTGAGTTCTGTTTCTTGGGACGATGACAGCTCGATCTTGGCCCGTTCCGCCGATTCTTTCAGGCGTTGAAGCGCCATTCGGTCTTTCCGCAGATCGATGCCCTGATCTTTTTTGAACTCATCGACCAGCCAATCCATCACGCGTTGATCGAAGTCATCACCCCCGAGATAGGTATCACCATTGGTGGATTTCACCTCGAAGACGCCTTCCCCGATTTCAAGCACGGAGATATCGAAGGTCCCGCCGCCCAGATCGTACACGGCAATCCGTTCGTCTTTCTTCTTGTCAAGGCCGTAGGCGAGGGAGGCAGCTGTCGGTTCATTGATGATACGCAGGACGTTCAGACCGGCAATCTGGCCGGCATCTTTGGTTGCCTGGCGCTGGCTGTCGTCAAAATAGGCAGGGACAGTCACAACGGCCTCAGTGACCTTTTCGCCGAGGTAGTCCTCAGCGGTCTGCCGCATTTTCTGCAGGATCATCGCTGAGATTTCCGGTGGGCTATAGCGCTTGCCGCGCAATTCCACGTGGGCATCGCCGTTGTCGGCCTCAACGACTTTATAGGGGAGCCGCTTCAGGGCTTCTTGAACCTCACGGCTCTTGAACTTGCGGCCCATCAGGCGCTTGACGGAGAAAATAGTGTTCTCGGGGTTGGTAATCGCTTGCCGTTTTGCGATTTGCCCGACCAGCCGTTCACTTTTATCGGTGATGGCAACGACGGAAGGAGTGGTCCGGCTCCCTTCGGCGTTGGCGATCACGACGGGGTCTCCGCCGCTCATAATCGCCACACAAGAGTTGGTGGTCCCGAGATCGATACCGATGACTTTACCCATTGGTGGACTCCTTCCTTCTCGACAACGACGGCTGACTCAGGTCAGTTCGTCGTTGAGTCATATTCGTTTGGACGGGCCGGGCCCGACGAGACACTGACCATTGCCGCCCGCAGTATCCTATCGTGCAACCGATACCCTTTTTGAAACTCGTCCAATACTTTATTCGCCGGTACGTCGTTCGACGGCCCGTACGAGACGGCCTGATGTGCGCTTGGGTCGAAGTCCTGGCCGGATGTTTCGACCGCCTGCACACCGAATTTTGACAGGATGCCGGATAGTTGCTTGAGTGTCAGTTCCACACCCTGGACGAGCGCCGAATCGCCACTGTTGGTCTGAGCAGCTTTGATCGCTCGCTCCAGGTTATCGACAACCGACAGCAGCTCTTTGAGAAGCTGTTCATTTCCGAATCGAATCTGCTCACGCTGGTCGCGTTGTGTCAGCCGTTTATAGTTTTCAAATTCCGCGGCCAGCCGAAGATACTTGTCATTGAGCGCTTTACATTCTTCCGTCTTACCGGCCAATTGTTCCTGAACCGAGGGACCTGCATCTGTGACGCGAGAATCTTCCTCTAAGTTCTCAATTGTATTGATGTTTATTTTTTCCTGCGCTTGATCGTCACTCATGCTAATACCCGTACAAGCGGGGAGATATCCATAGAGGGAGTGAAGTCAACAGATAAAGGGAAAATAAAATGATGCGGGTACTGAGGGGGGCTAGACCCAGTGCTTCAGGCTCGTGCCTCGCGCACGGCGATAGAGGAGTTCAAGCCCATGAAGGGTCAAAAACGGTTCAATATGTTGAATTGATCGCGCCTCCGGCGCAATCACCGGTGCTAATCCACCGGTTGCGATCACATATGATGTGCGCCCCATTTCACCTTCCATGCGCTGAACAAGCGTATCCACGAGGCCGGCGTAGCCGAAGATGAGCCCCGACTGAATATCGGTTCCAATGACCGGCAGTATCGGTTCCAATGACGGTCTTGGGCCGGGCGAGCTCAACTTTGCTTTGCAGCCCTTGAGAACAGGGCTTCCGCAGAAATAGTCAGGCCAGGCGCGATCACGCCTCCAAGATACTCCGCATCGCGGTTGACCGCACAGAACGTCGTGGCTGTGCCGAAATCGACGATGATGAGGTCGCGGCGAAACTTCTCATAGGCCGCGGCCGCATTCACAATACGGTCGCTTCCGATCTCTTTCGGATTCGAGTAGTTGAGCGTTAAGCCGGTATCCATGTCGGATGAGACGGTGATGGGCCTGCAGCCGAAGGACGTTTCAATCATTGATTCAAACGTGTCCGTGAGTGCGGGAACGACGCTGGAGATGATCGCACCGGTGATGTGTTCTGGGATGCGCCCGTCTCGGGTCATGAGGCTGAGGCAAAGGACGCCGTACTCATCGGCAGTGGTCTTAGGATCGGTCGCCAACCGCCAATGAGTCAACAGGGTCGATCCGTCAAAGATTCCCGCGACAACGTTGGTATTTCCGATATCGATGGCTAAGAGCATCCGCCCCATTCTACTCGGCCTCGTGTTCTTTCGCTACTCTCGCAGATGAACGACATCGGCTGCACGGACCTCGACGAGAGACCGCGGTTGTGATGGAGAGGGAGATGACAAGGGGTTAACTTGCAACGCGCCGTCGGGAGAAAGAGCTTCGGCGATGCCGACGATCGCTCGATCATTCGTGAACCGGACGCGAACTCGGCGTCCCAGTGTGGCACAGCGAGTTGTATAAGCTTGGTGTAACCGGACCACTCCATGAGTCCGAAGCTCCTCAAGACCATGTTCAACCTCCAGAAGCAGTTGAGCGATGAGCCGATTCCGGTCGATTGGTCGTCGTGAAGCTTCA is part of the Nitrospira sp. genome and encodes:
- the grpE gene encoding nucleotide exchange factor GrpE, which gives rise to MSDDQAQEKININTIENLEEDSRVTDAGPSVQEQLAGKTEECKALNDKYLRLAAEFENYKRLTQRDQREQIRFGNEQLLKELLSVVDNLERAIKAAQTNSGDSALVQGVELTLKQLSGILSKFGVQAVETSGQDFDPSAHQAVSYGPSNDVPANKVLDEFQKGYRLHDRILRAAMVSVSSGPARPNEYDSTTN
- a CDS encoding RsmE family RNA methyltransferase; its protein translation is MPVFFVPPECMSRQAISATGEVLVHLRDSLRIRVGEIVLFGDGVSHHYRTEITAVTKQHLTGRIIETITQPAPISPFLILGQALLKGEKMDWVIQKATELGMDELVPMESRHSVVQLKADRVGHQLARWRRIALEAAQQSEQWRVPTISPTGSLAALLAGRETSTITLMLVERREGKTLQTVELPQDVTGSLLVLIGPEGGWSKEEVQIAEEAKVVPITLGRQILRAETAAVAAISILQARLGKLG
- a CDS encoding YCF48-related protein — protein: MLAAFFVFLGMLLAIPQSGESTDSNLSITTQASSTKSTLMSIQFRTPQDGWAVGSGGTVLKTTDGGKKWRRSTSGTSNLLTAVFFSDSSNGWVTGVGGFLSRTANGGVSWSPQSLDTQQPLYGVYFTDSSVGWVVGGGGTIFHTTDSGQHWVEQASGTTATLYALHFLNDQRGTIVGALGTVLATKDGGATWTSQETQSAVTLFDVFFTDSMTGWAVGNAGAMFQTTDGGAKWVDQTLPCGKTCTKVIDLLKVRFTSPQEGWIVGERGMLYRTIDAGLTWSEGKSVAPTSLFGLTFPDTTHGWASGENGTIVHLQPGR
- a CDS encoding helix-turn-helix domain-containing protein, which gives rise to MTTFRPTAVKGVREKLKASQTEFALMIGVNVATLRNWEHGRRTPDGTALALQRVAARNPRAVAEALHREPRKGAA
- the dnaK gene encoding molecular chaperone DnaK: MGKVIGIDLGTTNSCVAIMSGGDPVVIANAEGSRTTPSVVAITDKSERLVGQIAKRQAITNPENTIFSVKRLMGRKFKSREVQEALKRLPYKVVEADNGDAHVELRGKRYSPPEISAMILQKMRQTAEDYLGEKVTEAVVTVPAYFDDSQRQATKDAGQIAGLNVLRIINEPTAASLAYGLDKKKDERIAVYDLGGGTFDISVLEIGEGVFEVKSTNGDTYLGGDDFDQRVMDWLVDEFKKDQGIDLRKDRMALQRLKESAERAKIELSSSQETELNLPFITADASGPKHMVTKLTRAKLEQLVDDLILRTIEPCRKALSDAGVTAKDIQEIVLVGGMTRMPKVIQAVKDFFGKEPHRGVNPDEVVAIGAGIQGGVLKGEVKDVLLLDVTPLSLGIETLGGVFTKLIERNTTVPTKKSQVFSTAADNQTAVTIRVFQGEREMANDNKLLGQFDLVGIPPAPRGMPQIEVTFDIDANGIVHVSAKDLATQKEQSIKITASSGLSKDEVEKLVRDAQSHTEDDKKRRKLAEAKNQADSLVYQTEKNITEYGDKVSAEEKTKIQDAVAAVKKALEGTDAEAIESATQSLMTASHKLAEEMYKKAAASPGPQPGASSPDSSAGETKTDEKVVDAEFEEVDKDRK
- the dnaJ gene encoding molecular chaperone DnaJ, encoding MASVSKRDYYETLGVDRNVSDDELKKAYRKLARQHHPDLHAGDHQKKSAEEKFKEINEAYEILSDQEKRKRYDMFGHAGAQQGGPGFEGFDFGRGGFGDVFNDIFEDFFGQARGGGATRAERGNDLQYNLEITFEEAVYGKEAKLKIPRWEICVDCKGTGAKSAAAIKPCASCKGAGQLRFQQGFFSVSRPCGQCEGTGHFVTEPCSTCQGRQRVYKERTIAVHIPAGIETGMRLRLSNEGEHGPNGGPPGDLYVAVTVKPHQIFHRKGLDIACDVPINLVTAVLGGKVEVPTLKGETIIKVPPGTQHDKVLRIKGLGIPSLKGGSTGDQVYTIKVKIPTKLTPRQKELLMEYAKESGMTMEANDEGFFDKMKTFFE
- a CDS encoding IPT/TIG domain-containing protein, which produces MKQISGWTTFLLGLVYFLGGANICIAQAGRGSIELSSRAATPGATLVLNGKGFGTFKSTRFNRVTVNGVSALVQRWEPDVIEVKVPFKAISGPVEVFMGKKKRSAGPLIILAPQISAITPTEAERGASLQITGRNFGLSAGARDPNTMFGVNDVMVGGVVVRPTRWKDDKIELEIPPNAVSGDVVIRLASSDPLPDGSCCAPVEYVLSNGVPLQLIPSIRVDPISGPVGTKVVMFGQGFGHDKELMEDAVLIAGRPVTIAQWKDDVIVFHVPLDAESGPLVLKRQGRERVLGQFTVHVPRVISMSPASAPIGTLLRINGEHFGFYSESGSTPYNFVDFNPGENRVEIGGVPAVIYRWNDDRIDVWVPFSAKAGKVVIYRSANRPNIGGLCCAERGTQAVEAGDFVLVTPAIESYAPHTAGLDATVTIKGRGFGTFLKTAEHADLGLNQKSYKRRTDIEINEPDEHTTVVSNVSRTEVLFNGTAALVQSWTDEEIVVTVPHRNLYGIGKKGEFFDNLATGPLVVRRGSWDLLPDGTCCSPKKWVTVEAGPFTIEAKGLPVPDPDFWNYHMPDASPAQ
- a CDS encoding B12-binding domain-containing radical SAM protein, encoding MHKILIVQPSHYRDKSDFSLYKTKSRTLAGLTLPYLAALTPRDWRVELVDEQVMDINFDASVDVVAITAWTINSFRAYDIARKFRDRGIPVIMGGPHTFFHSDEAAEHCDAVGIGEGEDIWPMMLHDAAAGRLKKFYRANAPHDLKGLPLPRYELMTGRAPRWVQTYSVQSSRGCPFKCEFCSERFYVGTRYRFRPVQEIVEEIRHIKAKNVFFADSMFAGKKDHSMELMEALIPLKIRWSTLWTAYLCRDQEFMDLAKRSGLLHVNMGMESISREVLAAMNKKFNKVDQYEEIITNLRKRGISYSMNFVFGYDEESPEAFDTTLAFLEHHKVPVAYFYTLRPHKGTPLYDRFRTDHRLIDETQLNRWPGNSCEIKPKNCSASELDERIRTMYSRFFSPMSMLRRLPLPVTKAHMTSWFLNFAQRRMSRWDRSIMNHDWT
- a CDS encoding type III pantothenate kinase encodes the protein MGRMLLAIDIGNTNVVAGIFDGSTLLTHWRLATDPKTTADEYGVLCLSLMTRDGRIPEHITGAIISSVVPALTDTFESMIETSFGCRPITVSSDMDTGLTLNYSNPKEIGSDRIVNAAAAYEKFRRDLIIVDFGTATTFCAVNRDAEYLGGVIAPGLTISAEALFSRAAKQS